The Ranitomeya imitator isolate aRanImi1 chromosome 6, aRanImi1.pri, whole genome shotgun sequence genome window below encodes:
- the LOC138641489 gene encoding uncharacterized protein, whose amino-acid sequence MSKQPAKKRRNIAVGEEPLDIENETLITLVEANPSIWDQSDSSHHDIIKNWKLWEKIICQLHPRYLNKSASSKIKIANAVHTRWRSIRDRFVWDFGSSQNTPSGSGGKRVTPYVHYEQLLFLQKTLSQRSTICSTAAPREAEEPEPSQQETSQQMGAEDVSGLIEPRSMERSTVAPVVSARLQAHRGRKRSSAKDEVDAIVVDGLQRLEDLCRSEHRDVRWEIMELQSRESVYATNEWNLLLLSYVPVVQKIPPHRNIMFRQRFNDLVEEFLGPQKPTSSRPRTMDMPSYKRQYRG is encoded by the exons atg tccaagcagcccgcCAAAAAAAGAAGGAACATTGCGGTTGgcgaagagcccttggacatagaGAACGAGACACTTATAACACTAGTGGAAGCGAATCCATCCatatgggatcaaagtgacagctcccaccaCGATATTATTAAAAACTGGAAGTTGTGGGAGAAAATAATATGCCAGTTGCACCCACGATATTTGAATAAGTCGGCATCCTCTAAgataaaaattg ccAATGCTGTCCATACCCGGTGGAGATCCATTAGAGATCGATTTGTATGGGACTTCGGCAGcagccaaaacacccccagtggatctggtggcaaacgtgTCACCCCTTATGTTCATTATGAGCAATTGTTGTTTCTACAGAAAACGTTGTCccagcgctc aacgatatgcagtaccgctgcgcctcgagaggcagaggaaccggagccatctcaacaggaaacaagccagcagatgggcgctgaagatgtgtctggcctgaTTGAGCCACGATCAATGGAGAGAAGTACTGTGGCTCCGGTTGTCAGTGCACGTTTGCAAGCACACCGTGGACGCAAGCGATCATCTGCCAAAGATGAAGTCGATGCCATAGTTGTAGATGGACTCCAACGTTTAGAGGatctgtgtcgcagtgaacacagagatGTAAGGTGGGAAATAATGGAATTGCAATCCCGTGAATCTGTATATGCAACCAATGAGTGGAATCTCCTGCTTTTGTCATATGTGCCTGTAGTCCAAAAGATCCCGCCGCACAGAAATATAATGTTTAGGCAAAGATTTAATGACCTAGTTGAGGAATTTTTGGGCCCTCAGAAACCCACTTCCTCGAGACCAAGAACCATGGACATGCCATCATACAAACGACAATACAGAGGCTAG